Genomic window (Ureibacillus composti):
TAGAAAGTTTAAAAATATCAGGAAGTGCCTATGGATCTGCAATCGGTCCAAAAACATATCCTTTGATTTTAGGAATAATATTAGGCCTTTTAAGTTTACGTTTGTTATATGAATCTTTTAAAAGCAAAGCAGAAAATAAAGAAAAAGCTGATATCGATTATAAGAAATTTGGAGTTATTTTTATTGCTGCTATCTTATATGTATTTTTACTAGAAATTATTGGTTACGTACTGTCTACATTCCTATTTTTATTAATTGCTTTTCAAGTTATGGAAAAAGGGAAAATTTTATCAACCATTATCATTTCAGCAATTTTCACATTTGGTGTGTATTTTATGTACGTAAGCTTACTTGGAGGATCTTTACCGAAGTTTTCTTTGTTCTAAAGAGAGGGGGATGTAAATGGGCACAATTCAATTTTTAATGGATGGATTTGCTACTGCTTTACAGTGGCATAACATATTATTTGCTCTTGTTGGTGTTATAATTGGTACTGCTGTTGGTGTTCTACCAGGTATTGGCCCGATGAGTGGAGTAGCTCTATTAATACCAGTTACGGCTACTTTAACATCTGGAATGCCAACTGAATCAGCGGCTGCGAGTTCAATTATTCTACTAGCGGGTGTATATTATGGAGCGATGTATGGTGGATCAACTACTTCTATTTTATTAAATACACCAGGTGAATCATCTTCAGTTGTTACAGCACTTGATGGTTACCAAATGGCTCAACAAGGTAGAGCAGGTGCTGCGTTATCAATTGCTGCGATTGGTTCATTTGTTGCAGGGATTATTTCACTAATAGGATTAGTATTATTAGCAGAGCCGTTATCTAACATAGCATTAGAATTTGGTCCCGCAGAATACTTTTCGTTAATGCTTTTAGGGTTATGTGCTGTAAGTGGTCTTGCAGGAAAATCGATGACGAAAGCATTAATTATGACGGTTCTTGGGCTATTACTAGGTACTATAGGCATCGACGCAGTATCTGGGATTGCAAGATTTACATATGATATTCCAGTGTTATATGGCGGACTTGAATTTTTAACAATTGCAGTGGGATTATTTGCATTAGGGGAAGTCTTTAAAACTATTTTGGAGAAAGAAACTGAAGACGGATCAATTGCAAAAATTAGTCGCGTTTTACCAACGAAAAAGGATTTAAAAGATAGCGCAAAACCTATTGCCAGAGGATCATTATTGGGCTTCTTTATCGGTGTACTTCCAGGAGCAGGTGCTACTTTAGCTTCATTCTTTTCTTATATAACTGAAAAAAAGTTTAGTAAAAATCCAGATTCCTTTGGTAAAGGAAATATCGCGGGTGTTGCTGGTCCTGAATCGGCAAATAATGCGGCATCGGGAGGAGCTATGATTCCGCTTCTAACACTTGGGATTCCAGGTTCGGGAACAACAGCAATTCTAATGGGTGCCCTTATCATGTATAACGTACAGCCAGGTCCATTGCTATTCGACGATCATCCTGAGATTGCTTGGGGTCTTATCGCAAGTATGTTCTTCGGAAATTTGATTTTGTTAATATTAAATATGCCATTAGTTAAAGTTTTTGCTAAAATCATTCAAACACCAAAAAAATATTTATTACCAATTATTATAGCGATCTCCTTCTTTGGTGTTTATGCTGTTCAATACTCTACATTTGATCTATATTTGATACTTGCTTGTGGTATATTTGGTTATTTATTTACAAAAAATGACTATCCAGTGGCACCATTAGTTTTAGCGTTAGTTTTAGGACCGATGATCGAAAATAATATGCGTCGTGCTTTAACTATTTCGAATGGTGAGTGGAGTATTTTTGTGACAAGTCCATTGTCATTAGTTTTCTTAATAATAGCTCTTGCTTGGATCTTAATTCCAATAATATTAAAATTAACAGGTAAAAAAGTAATTGTAAATGAAGAGGAATAATACTGTGGAGACAAAGAATATGTTCTTTGTCTCTTTTATTTATTTCAGAAGAATCATAGACAACGGATTTCTATAGGGGTAAAATATCGTTTATTGAGGGGGTGAGTGGCAATTGGAAAGTTTGTTTTTACTTTTTATTGCCTGATGATGAGGATTGTAAGAATCATTACACAAATTTTACTATTATACGTATTTTATTATATAGGTGTTTTCATTGTAGAAATAACTGGATTACCATTACCAGCGAGTGTTTTAGGACTGCTAGTATTGGTTCTCTGTTTACAATTGAAATGGATAAAAGTCGAATATATACGTGATGGATCGAGTTTTTTAATTGGATTTATGACATTATTTTTTATTCCGCCCATGGTAGGGATTATTGACTATCCTCAACTACTTTCATTAGATGGTTTTATTTTAATAGCTACTGTGATGATCAGTACACTTTTTGTCATTTATATTACTAGTTTCTTAACACAAAAGATTGAGAAGAAAGAATTAGCTGCAAAATTGAAAAAATCGGATAATGAAGAAATGGCAGAAGCGGAAATTGAAAAAGAACATTCTGAAGATGTGGAAGTTGGAAAAGAACACTCTAAAGCAGTTGAAAAAGATCAACCTGAAGAAGAAATTGAAATAGTAAATTCTGAAGACGAGAAAAGTGTAAAAGAAGAATTGAACGAAGAATTGGAAAAAGTAGAAACTGTGAAAGGGGGGTTAGAGAATTGAAAGCTGTTCTCTTTATTGCAATTACAATCATTGTATTTTTATTAATGATGAAACTCCATAAACGTTTTACCTATCCATTTTTAATGCCGATTGTAACCTCTACAATTGTTCTAGTGGTTGGTCTATTAATCTTTAATATTCCATTTGAAGATTATATGGAAGGTGGGCAATATATCCAGCATTTATTAGGGCCAGCTGTTGTAGCTCTTGCATACCCTTTATATAATCAACGTGAATTGGTCATGAAATATAAATATACGATTGTATCAGGTATTCTAATCGCGATGATTAGTGGCTTAATTAGTGTGTTTGTTTTGTTAAAGTTATTCAAGTTGGATCAAGATTTAATTTTGACTTCCTTGCCTAAATCCTTAACAACACCAGTTGCAATGCAAGTAAGTGAATCGATTGGAGGAATCCCCCCTCTAACTGCAGTGTTGGTCATGATTGCGGGGTTTGTAGGAGCAATATTTGGTCCTCTTATTTATAAATTGGGTAAAATCATTTCGCCTATTAGTCGAGGGATTTCTATGGGGAGTGCTAGTCACGGTGTAGGTATTTCGAAACTACAAGATTACGGTGAGGAAGATTTATCGATCGGTTCAATTTCGATGGGACTTAGCGCGGTAATCGGTGCAGTAATCTGTCCAATCTTTGTATTAATATTCTTTTAAAAAATACAAAAAAGCATTCTAGACTATGCTGTTCTAGAATGCTTTTTTACGTTGACTGATTCATATTAATAAATTGGCTTACGTTCTTTAATTACACGAATTGTTTGTAACGTACGGTCTTCAGGCCCCTGAACAGGTAAGCCTGCATCGATATTCATTTGAATATACTTTATATTTTCTTCTGTGATTACTTCACCTGGAATGAAAATTGGAATCCCAGGAGGGTAAACCATAATAAATTCTGCACAAATAAACCCTGCGGAATCTTTAAATGGAATCACTTCAGTTGGTGCGTAAAAAGCATCACGAGGTGACATAGCAAGAGCTGGAATATCAGGCACATTTACAAATGTTTCTGTAATTGTTGCTTCTGATTCATAAGCAACTGACATTCGTTGCAATGCGTTAATTAGTAAGTTAATCTCCTTTTTCGTATCTCCTAATGTAACGAGACATAGGATGTTATAAAGATCAGATAATTCTACTTCAATATTTGCATTGTATCGTAACCATTCCTCGGCTTGATGACCTGTAATCCCTAAGTCTTTTACACTAATCAGTAATTTTGTAGGGTCCATGTCAGTAGTTGCTGAAGAGTGCAATGTTTCACGGCCAGCACATTTTAAATGTGGAATCTTATTAATTCGTTTACGCGCATCTTTTGCAAGTCTAATTGCATTGTCTATTAAATCATAACCATGTACTGCTAATTGACGTCTTGCAGTATCTAAGGAAGCTAAAAGTGGATATGATGTCGAAGTTGTCGTTAACATCGATAAGATGGATTGAACGCGGTTAACAGTAACCAATCCTTCACGTACATTTAACACAGAGCTTCCTGTCAATGAACCACCTAATTTATGAACACTTGTTGCTGCCATATCTGCGCCTGCTTCCATTGCAGAAATCGGCAACTCATCATGGAATTTAATATGAACCCCATGTGCTTCATCAACTATTACAGGAATATTTCGATCATGTGCTAATTCAACAATGCGTTTTAAATCTGCTGCGAAACCGAAATATGTTGGGTTAATCACAAGCATTGCTTTAGCATCTGGATAAGTATTTAATGCCTTTTCAACCGATTCAGCAGAAATACCATGTGCAATTCCATATTCTTTATCAACTTCAGGGTGAATGAAGATCGGAATTGCTCCTGCTAATACAATTGCAGACATTGTAGATTTATGAACATTCCGTGGTACCAAAATTTTATCTCCTGGGCCTACTACGGCCATAATCATAGCCATTATAGCGCCACTAGTACCTTGAACGGAAAAGAATGTATGATCAGCACCAAAGGCTTCAGCAGCTAATTTTTGAGCTTCTTTAATAGCGCCTTTAGGTGAATGTAAATCATCTAGTGGAGCAATATTAATTAAATCAATAGATAAAACGTTGTCGCCGACGAACTCTCGAAATGCAGGGTCCATTCCTTGGCCTTTTTTATGTCCTGGTATATGGAATTGAATTGGATGTCTATTTCGATGTTTGAGTAAAACGTCGAACAAAGGAGTCTCTAATTGTGACAACGCAGGTACCACCTCACTTAAATAAAATAGAAAACAAATGAAATTATAGCACCTATTACAACTACTGACTATATAAAATTAAAGGAAATTTTAGTTATGTGTCGAAATTAAAACAAACAAGAGAGTTAAGGAGGAATACAATTGAATTGGCATACACGTATCACTGATATATTTAACATACAATACCCTATAATTCAAGGAGGACTTGCTTACTTAGCTTATGCAGATTTAGCAGCTGCAGTATCTAATGCAGGGGGACTTGGTCAGATTACAGCAATGAGTCTGAAATCACCTGATTTATTACGTGAAGAAATTCACAAAGTTCGTGGAAAAACAGATCGACCATTTGGCGTGAATTTTGCTATTGGAAACCATGGCCAAGGTTACGAGGAAATGGTTAAAGTTGCAATTGAGGAAAAGGTACCAGCGATTTCGATGACAGGTGGAAATCCAGCGCCCATTTTTGAATTGTTAAAAGGGACCGATATTAAAAAATTGGTTCTTGTCGCTGCTACTCGTCAAGCACAAAAGGCTGAAAAACTTGGAGCCGATGCTGTTATTGTTGTGGGGCAAGAAGGTGGGGGACATTTAGGTAGAGATGATATAGGGACGTTCGTGCTGGTTCCACAAGTGGTAGATAGCGTTTCAATCCCCGTAATTGCATCAGGTGGAATCGGGGATGGACGTGGATGGATGGCAGCACACGCATTAGGTGCTGAAGGAATTGAAATGGGGACACGTTTTATTGCTACAAAAGAATGTGTACATGCTTCATTAGCCTATAAAGAAGCGCTGCTAAAAAGTACAGAAACAGATACGACAATAATTAAACGTTCAATTGGAGCGCCTGCAAGAGTACTTCGTAACGCTTTTACAGAGCGAATTTTAGAGATTGAAAATGAAACACCGACATATGAAGCATTAAAAGAGTATATCAGTGGAGAAGCAAACAAAAACTTTATATATAATGGTGAAGATTCAAATGGGTTTGGATGGGCTGGACAAGTAACTGGAATGATCAAAGATATCCCAACAGTACAAGAGCTATTTGACAGAATGCTTGCAGATGCAAAAGAAGTACGCTTAAAATGGGGTCAATAAACAGAAAGAAGGTTTAAATAATGGAATATTCATACCCAATTTTGCCTGATTGGTCAACTGAAGAAATAGTAGATGTCATTAAGTTCTTTGAAGGTGTTGAACAAGCTTATGAAAAAGGGATTAAACGGGAAGATATGTTAGCGAGATATCGTCGTTTTAAAGAAATCGTCCCTTCACAGTCGGAAGAAAAATCAGTTTTTCGTGAGTTTGAAGAGGCTAGTGATTATGTTAGCTATCATGTTGTAAAAAAAGCGAAAGAGTTAGAAGATGGTCAACTAATTAAAATTTAACAATCAAAATAGGATGCCAAATTTAATGGCATCCCTTTTTTATAAGTAAATTATTCGTTTGACCAAGCAATGTATATGCTTCTTATATAAGAATTATTCTTAAATAAGTTTAAAAAAACAACAAGAAGACAGTAGAATTAAGTAATGATTGCTATCATTTCGAGCATATTAATTATACAACCCAGAAAAGAAAAGCAAGAGTGGGCTTGCCAGTTGAAGTATTGCAACCACATCATGATTCGCCACGTCTTAACCTCTAGAAACGAGGGTTCATCGTTTTTTGAACATCACCACTCGTCCATCCATTGACGGTGCTTCTCTTGGTAAAGATGTATTTACATTCTCCATAGAAGTTAAAGCGATCGCATACTTAAAAGAGTCCCACTTAGCTAGACATCAAAAGTAAATCATTACAGCCGTGTTATCTACCGACGATTACGTTATATATCGGCAGTAGCTTTTCAAAAGTTTCTTCTGTGAGCTTTAAAAACTCATCTGAAGAAAGAGTTACTGCTTCCTCACGTGGTATTTGTCGACCTACTAAAAATTCTCCTTTTTTGACGTCACGTAGACGAACTAATAATTGTTCTAATGTATCTTCTTTAGATTCAACTAAGGAGAGTGCATCAGGCTTCATATGATCACCCGATATAACAAAATCGTCAGGCAATTTATCAAAAACCTCAATATTTTGAAGTAATCTGTTAGCCATTGAATCTTTTTCTGGAGCCTCGTAAATAATTGCTACCCAAATGAATAAGTGAGTGCTCCAAAGCCCAATCTGAAAATGAGGTAACGATTTATATCCACGCTTATATGTGGAAAAAGCTACCCAAGAATCTTTTGGGGGGTTGATTGTTCTCCTTGCATGTTTAGCTACATGAGGGAAAAACTCATTTCCTGTATGAACGCTAAGAAAGCTTGTAAACCTTTCACCAAGCTCTTGGAATTTCGGGCGGACATTGGTAGTCAGTGCTTCCATACGCTGTTCCAAACCATCAGTTGTAAAGACATCAAAGTCTTTGTTAGTCCATTTAATTTCGTCCATTTTATTTTAGTCCTCCTTTTTGAATTTCATGTTTATTTTATCGTTTTTTTGGGAAAAATCTTGTAACAAGCAACTGGAACTTTTTAAAAAGGAAAGGGAAGTGATTTCATAATGAAACAGATGATTAAAATTATACGTAAAGTTGACATCGAGAAGCAATATGAACATGTATTACGTTTAGAGCTCGATTATGAATTAGCATCACTTTATTCCGCTATGCAAGGTAAAAATGTAGAAGAAATGGAAAGATGTAAAAAACGTTTGAAAGAAATTCAAGATGAGTTAGATGGTCTGCACGCGTATGTTTGATCGGAATACCAACTTTCTTTAAAAATCACTTGCGTTCAATTCGGACTGCAAGTGATTTTTTGTTATAATAAAGAAAAGCGGAAGGCGCTCGTCTAGCTATCGACGGCACTGGCCAACAAAAACGCGACGTCGTGTCGCATTTGTACTTCCATGTATTGAGGAGACTTCTGAGAAGCATGCTTGCATGCGTAGGAGAAAGTTGAAGTGACCAAGAGAGTTAGTGCCTGTAGATAGACACTATTAAAACGTCAAAAATAAAAAATATGTTTTTAAAAAGAAGGGGTTCTTAGTAGGGAATTATGGGGAAAGTGGTGACTATGGTTGGATTTAAAACAGATTGATCAGTTTGCAAAAGAAACAATCTTTGAAGCAGGAAGATTAATACGAGATACATTTTCATATGAATTAGTAGTCGAGACAAAATCAGATCCTAATGATTTAGTGACAAACATTGATCGCGAAACGGAGTTATTTTTCATCGAAAAAATAAAATCCTTTGACCCATCTCATAAAATTCTTGGAGAAGAAGGTATGGGAGAGAAGGTTCGAAATTTAGATGGTCCAGTTTGGATATTAGATCCAATTGATGGGACGATGAATTTTGTTAAACAGCATCGACATTTTATGATAACAGTAGGATTTTTTGTTAATGGGATAGGTAAACTTGGATACATATACGATGTTATGAGAGAAGATTTATTCTATGCCATTGAAGGTGCAGGTGCCTGGTACAATGATACGCCTTTAAGAAAGTTAAAACCTTTAAAAATAGAAGAAGCAGTAATTGGTTTAAATGCTACATGGGTGACCCCAAATAAGCGAATTAACCATGAGAAAATGATTGACTTAGTGAAAACAGTTAGGGGTACTCGTTCGTATGGTTCAGCAGCAATGGAAATTGCCTTTGTTGTAAGTGGAAAGCTGGATGCGTATATTTCGATGCGTTTATCTCCTTGGGATATCGGTGGTGGCACAATCATAGCTAAAGAAGTGGGTGCAATCGCCACAAACTTAAATGGAAATGACTTTGATTTTTTATCTCAAGATACTTTCATTATTGCAAATCCATCCATTCATCAACTAATATTAGATCGATATATTGAAGAAAAGTAAAAATCCGCAAGCGATTTACTATAATCGCTTACGGATTTTCATTATTTTGAATGGTTCGTAGATATTGTGGGAAAATAATAATAGCGTTTTACTATTATAAAAGCCCTTGTTCACGGAATTTACGTTTCATTTTAAACCCTGACATCATGACTACACATAATGCAACAACTCCTGCGATTGCACCTAAAATACTTTCGGCTGCTATTGCATAACCAATTGACATCATAGATAAAATAGCTGCTAATGCAAAAATAAACATTACAACTTTTGCTTTATTCATGCTTGTTTGCCTCCTAAAAAATGCATATATTTAATCGATTATTGGATTAAAAGAAAATGTTAAAAATATGAAAAAGACAATAATGTCTTCTTGTGATATAATAACACAGTTAATCATACGAAAAAAGAATGTGGAGTGGAATAATGACAACAAATTTACGTCAAGATATACGCAATATTGCAATCATCGCACACGTTGACCATGGTAAAACTACTTTAGTCGATCAATTACTAAAACAATCAGGTACTTTCCGTTCAAACGAACACGTTGAAGAACGCGCAATGGACTCTAATGATATCGAACGTGAACGTGGTATTACAATCTTAGCGAAAAATACAGCAGTTAGATATAACGATACAAGAATTAATATTTTAGATACACCTGGACATGCCGATTTCGGTGGAGAAGTAGAACGTATCTTAAAAATGGTTGATGGCGTTTTACTAGTTGTCGATGCTTATGAAGGTTGTATGCCTCAAACACGATTCGTGTTGAAAAAAGCATTAGAACAAAAATTAACACCAATCGTTGTTGTAAACAAAGTTGATAAAGATTCAGCTCGACCATTAGAAGTAGTAGATGAGGTAGTTGACCTTTTAATCGAATTAGGTGCAGACGAAGATCAATTAGATTTCCCAGTTGTATTCGCTTCAGGTGTAAACGGTACTGCTTCACTTGACGCTGATCCAGCAAATCAAGAAGAAAACATGAAATGTTTATTCGAACAAATTATCGAATCAATTCCAGCTCCAGCTGATACTCGCGAGGAGCCATTACAATTCCAAGTTGCATTACTTGATTATAACGACTTCGTAGGACGTATCGGGATTGGCCGTGTATTCCGTGGAACTATTCACGTAGGACAATCAGTAGCATTAATGAAACTTGATGGCACAGTGAAAAACTTCCGTGTCACAAAATTATTTGGTTTCTTCGGTTTAAAACGTGAAGAAATTCAAGAAGCAGTCTCTGGTGATTTAATCGCAGTTTCTGGTATGGAAGAAATTAATGTTGGTGAAACAGTTTGTCCTCAAGACCATCTAGAAGCATTACCACCAATGCGTATTGATGAACCAACATTACAAATGACATTCTTAGTAAATAATTCACCATTTGCTGGACGTGAAGGGAAATGGGTTACTTCTCGTAAAATTGAAGAACGTTTACGCTCTCAATTACAAACTGACGTTTCATTACGTGTAGAAGATACAGATTCTCCAGATGCATGGACTGTTTCGGGTCGTGGTGAACTTCACTTATCGATTTTAATTGAAAATATGCGTCGTGAAGGTTTCGAATTACAAGTTTCAAAACCACAGGTAATTATTAGAGAAATCGACGGTGTGAAATGTGAACCAATCGAACGTGTACAAATTGATGTTCCTGAAGAAAGCGTAGGCTCGATCATTGAATCTTTAGGTAATCGTAAAGGTGAAATGTTAGATATGATTAATGAAGGTAACGGACAAGTACGTTTAATCTTCATGGTACCAGCTCGTGGTTTAATTGGTTATACAACTGAATTTATGTCACTTACAAAAGGCTTTGGAATTATCAACCATACATTTGATAGTTACGCACCAGTTGTTGCAGGTCGCGTAGGTGGCCGTCACCAGGGTGCTTTAGTTTCAATGGAAACTGGTAAATCAACAACTTACGGTATGATGCAAATTGAAGACCGTGGTACATTATTCGTTGAACCAGGTACTGAAATTTACGAAGGTATGATTGTTGGTGAAAATACTCGTGACAATGATATCACAGTAAATATTACGAAAATGAAACAAAAAACAAACGTACGTTCAGCGACGAAAGATGCGACAAACGTTATTAAACGTCCTAAAATTTTAACGCTTGAAGAAGCATTAGAATTCTTAAATGATGACGAGTATTTAGAAGTAACACCAGAATCAATTCGTTTACGTAAACAAATTTTAGATAAAAACGAACGTGAAAAAGCAGCTAAAAAGAAAAAGAATTCTGAATTATAATTAGTATTTTTCGGGAAATGATGAAAGGTGTTGTTGAATATGAAAGCCATGGACCTTGGCCTAATAAATTTTATTCAAGCATCTGCACCGACCAATTCAAATGAACAACAATTTGTACTTGGGCGTATGGGTGGTATTGCAAGGTTCTTATATGAAAACTTACCAAGCTACGATATTGCTGGTTATGTTGTGTTCATCTTAGTATTTCTTTTATCAGCAATCGTTTATAAGTTAGGATTCGCAAGATCAGAGAAATTAGGCATAGCTCGAAATATCATCATCTATATTTTCCTGTTCTTAGGCTGTATGGTGTTAACATTCTTGGCACTTTTCTTACCAATGATCGAAGGTTTAATAGTTGCGGCTTTAATCTTAATTATTTATAAAACTCGATTATGGCGGGAAAAAAGAGAAGAACAAAAAGTGGGCGGCCTTTAGGCCGCCCACTTTTCTGCGACGAAAAAGAATTTAATTGAGCTAGTTCCATTTGGAGCTAGCTTTTTTGATGTTAATAATGGGAAAAGATAGGGTGATAGTCCATTGTTATTATTAATGGGTTTATTTAACCAATAAAAACTACTCTTCATCAAGGGAATGAAGAGGAAAAACGAGTGATAGCATGACAGAAGTCCTCTTCATTAAGCCAATGAAAAGGAAATTAATTTAGGAAAGCAATCAAAGTCCCCTTCATCAAAAAAAGTAATCATAACTTCGGCGTTTAGGTAATATGACTATTTCATCCTATTGAAATCGTCTCAACTCGTATGTTGATAGCTCCCCCAAAATGTTGGGTTTATAAAACATACCTCCGCACCTCACTAGGCATTCACACATTTTTTTGTTGGTGCATAACCTACTCTAGGTAAAAAAGTACGAATTTTAGAGGAGGTTATAGCGGTGAGAAAGTGGTTGAAGCCAAGTATTTTTGTGATTATTTCATGCATGATGATGTTCCTTCTCTCTGCATGTGGTAAGCAAGATCTTCAAGAAGTGAAGGTTGGGGAGGTAACGCGTTCAATTTTCTACGCACCTCAATATGTAGCGATTGAAAAAGGCTTCTTTGAAGAAGAAGGCTTAAATGTTGAATTATCTACAATTGCAGGTGGAGATAAAACGATGACAGCCCTTTTGTCAGGTGGTATTGATGTTGCTTTAGTTGGTTCTGAGACATCAATTTATGTAACTGCTCAAGGAGCAAACGACCCAATAAAAAACTTTGCCCAATTAACACAAACAGATGGGACATTCTTAGTTTCTCGAGAAAAAATTGAAAATTTCTCATGGGATATGCTAAAGGGTTCAACATTCCTTGGACAACGTAAGGGTGGCATGCCTCAAATGGCTGGAGAATTTGTATTAAAGAAACATGATATTGACCCTCAAGCAGACCTAGAATTAATTCAAAACATTGACTTTGCGAATGTTTCAACAGCTTTTGCTTCTGGAACTGGTGATTTCGTTCAATTATTTGAACCGACTGCAAGTGTATTTGAACAAGAAGGTGTTGGCCATATTGTTGCGTCATTTGGTGAAGAGTCAGGCCATTTACCATACACAGTGTTCATGACAAAGGATAGCTTTATTAATGAAAATGCTGAAGTAGTTGAGAAATTTACAAGAGCAATTAAAAAAGCTCAAGATTGGGTATATGCGTCGTCATCTGAAGAAGTAGCAGAAGTAATTCAACCATTCTTCGAAGATACTGAAGTTGAATTAATTGCGACAGTTGTTGAAAGATATAAAGCTCAAGAATCTTACGCAAAAGATCCAATTTTAGATGAAGAGGAATGGAATAACCTACAAGACATTATGGAAGAAGCAGGGGAACTTCCAAAACGAATGGATTATAATGAGCTTGTAGATACTTCGTTTGCAGAAAAGGTAACGGAGTAAAATGACCTTTTTAACAGTTAGCAACGTTCATCACACATATTTTTCAATTAAAGAAGCTACTGAAGCATTACGAGATATTAATTTAACGATACAAAAGGGTGAATTTGTTTCTTTTATTGGACCAAGTGGATGTGGGAAAACAACTTTATTATCAATAATTGCTGGTTTGTTTTCTCCAACAGTAGGTTCGGTTTTAATCGAAAATCAAAAAATATTCGGAAACAAAGAGCTTTCAATAGGATATATGCTTCAGCAAGATTATTTATTCCCCTGGAAAACGATTGAAGAAAATGTGACGCTTGGGTTAACGTTGCAAAAAAGTGATGAAGATAAATCGAGAATTGCATCAACTTTATTACAAGACGTTGGATTGCCTCCAGTTGAGAAAAAATACCCTAGAGAGTTATCAGGAGGTATGAGGCAACGAGTTGCATTAGCGAGGACATTAGCGGTTGATCCGAAAATTTTATTACTTGATGAGCCGTTTTCCGCTCTTGATTATCAATCAAAGTTAAAATTAGAAGATTTAGTTTTTGAAATGTTAAAGCAGTATGGAAAAACGGCAGTGCTTGTAACCCATGATATTGGGGAGGCAATTGCCATGAGTGACCGCATCTTTCTATTTTCCGCTCGACCTGGCCGCTTGCATAAAACTTTTGAAGTTCCTGAGGAAATTAGAACATTAACACCTTTTGAAGCGCGGGCACATTCAAGTTATTCCTCGCTTTTCCAAATTATTTGGAAGGAGATGGAGGGTCTTGAACATCAACAATCTACATGAACAA
Coding sequences:
- a CDS encoding ABC transporter ATP-binding protein, whose product is MTFLTVSNVHHTYFSIKEATEALRDINLTIQKGEFVSFIGPSGCGKTTLLSIIAGLFSPTVGSVLIENQKIFGNKELSIGYMLQQDYLFPWKTIEENVTLGLTLQKSDEDKSRIASTLLQDVGLPPVEKKYPRELSGGMRQRVALARTLAVDPKILLLDEPFSALDYQSKLKLEDLVFEMLKQYGKTAVLVTHDIGEAIAMSDRIFLFSARPGRLHKTFEVPEEIRTLTPFEARAHSSYSSLFQIIWKEMEGLEHQQST
- a CDS encoding DUF1054 domain-containing protein, which produces MDEIKWTNKDFDVFTTDGLEQRMEALTTNVRPKFQELGERFTSFLSVHTGNEFFPHVAKHARRTINPPKDSWVAFSTYKRGYKSLPHFQIGLWSTHLFIWVAIIYEAPEKDSMANRLLQNIEVFDKLPDDFVISGDHMKPDALSLVESKEDTLEQLLVRLRDVKKGEFLVGRQIPREEAVTLSSDEFLKLTEETFEKLLPIYNVIVGR
- a CDS encoding DUF5325 family protein, with protein sequence MNKAKVVMFIFALAAILSMMSIGYAIAAESILGAIAGVVALCVVMMSGFKMKRKFREQGLL
- a CDS encoding ABC transporter substrate-binding protein, which produces MMMFLLSACGKQDLQEVKVGEVTRSIFYAPQYVAIEKGFFEEEGLNVELSTIAGGDKTMTALLSGGIDVALVGSETSIYVTAQGANDPIKNFAQLTQTDGTFLVSREKIENFSWDMLKGSTFLGQRKGGMPQMAGEFVLKKHDIDPQADLELIQNIDFANVSTAFASGTGDFVQLFEPTASVFEQEGVGHIVASFGEESGHLPYTVFMTKDSFINENAEVVEKFTRAIKKAQDWVYASSSEEVAEVIQPFFEDTEVELIATVVERYKAQESYAKDPILDEEEWNNLQDIMEEAGELPKRMDYNELVDTSFAEKVTE
- a CDS encoding YlaH-like family protein, with the protein product MDLGLINFIQASAPTNSNEQQFVLGRMGGIARFLYENLPSYDIAGYVVFILVFLLSAIVYKLGFARSEKLGIARNIIIYIFLFLGCMVLTFLALFLPMIEGLIVAALILIIYKTRLWREKREEQKVGGL
- the typA gene encoding translational GTPase TypA → MTTNLRQDIRNIAIIAHVDHGKTTLVDQLLKQSGTFRSNEHVEERAMDSNDIERERGITILAKNTAVRYNDTRINILDTPGHADFGGEVERILKMVDGVLLVVDAYEGCMPQTRFVLKKALEQKLTPIVVVNKVDKDSARPLEVVDEVVDLLIELGADEDQLDFPVVFASGVNGTASLDADPANQEENMKCLFEQIIESIPAPADTREEPLQFQVALLDYNDFVGRIGIGRVFRGTIHVGQSVALMKLDGTVKNFRVTKLFGFFGLKREEIQEAVSGDLIAVSGMEEINVGETVCPQDHLEALPPMRIDEPTLQMTFLVNNSPFAGREGKWVTSRKIEERLRSQLQTDVSLRVEDTDSPDAWTVSGRGELHLSILIENMRREGFELQVSKPQVIIREIDGVKCEPIERVQIDVPEESVGSIIESLGNRKGEMLDMINEGNGQVRLIFMVPARGLIGYTTEFMSLTKGFGIINHTFDSYAPVVAGRVGGRHQGALVSMETGKSTTYGMMQIEDRGTLFVEPGTEIYEGMIVGENTRDNDITVNITKMKQKTNVRSATKDATNVIKRPKILTLEEALEFLNDDEYLEVTPESIRLRKQILDKNEREKAAKKKKNSEL
- a CDS encoding inositol monophosphatase family protein; translation: MDLKQIDQFAKETIFEAGRLIRDTFSYELVVETKSDPNDLVTNIDRETELFFIEKIKSFDPSHKILGEEGMGEKVRNLDGPVWILDPIDGTMNFVKQHRHFMITVGFFVNGIGKLGYIYDVMREDLFYAIEGAGAWYNDTPLRKLKPLKIEEAVIGLNATWVTPNKRINHEKMIDLVKTVRGTRSYGSAAMEIAFVVSGKLDAYISMRLSPWDIGGGTIIAKEVGAIATNLNGNDFDFLSQDTFIIANPSIHQLILDRYIEEK